One genomic region from Campylobacter concisus encodes:
- a CDS encoding phosphoglycerate kinase, whose protein sequence is MSEILSINDLELNGAKVFIRCDFNVPMDEFLNITDDRRIRSAIPTIRYCLDNGCSVVLASHLGRPKNGFEEKFSLRGVAKRLSRLLDRDVIFAEDVVGADAKAKVAALKPGEILLLENLRFEKGETKNDEALAAELAKYGEFYINDAFGVCHRAHSSVEAITKFYDEKHKAAGFLLQKEINFAQNLIKHPARPFVAVVGGSKVSGKLQALHNLLPRVDKLIIGGGMAFTFLKSMGENIGNSLLEEDLIEDAREILRKGRELGVKIYLPVDVVAAQTFSAESAVKFVPAQEIPSGWMGLDIGPASIRLFKEVIADAQTIWWNGPMGVFEMDKFSKGSIKMSHAIIDTHATTVVGGGDTADVVERAGDADEMTFISTGGGASLELIEGKELPGIKPLRKAAE, encoded by the coding sequence ATGAGTGAAATTTTATCGATAAACGACCTTGAGCTTAACGGCGCAAAAGTCTTTATAAGGTGCGATTTTAACGTGCCGATGGACGAGTTTTTAAACATCACCGACGACCGCCGTATCCGCTCGGCGATCCCTACTATCCGCTACTGCCTAGATAACGGCTGCAGCGTGGTTTTGGCTAGTCACTTGGGGCGACCTAAAAACGGCTTTGAGGAGAAATTTTCGCTACGAGGCGTGGCAAAGAGGCTTTCAAGGCTGCTTGATAGAGACGTGATATTTGCCGAGGACGTCGTCGGCGCGGATGCTAAAGCTAAAGTCGCCGCGCTAAAACCGGGCGAAATTTTACTTCTTGAAAATTTGCGCTTTGAAAAGGGCGAAACCAAAAACGACGAGGCGTTAGCCGCCGAGCTCGCTAAATACGGCGAATTTTACATAAACGACGCGTTTGGCGTTTGTCACAGAGCTCACAGCTCGGTCGAGGCGATCACTAAATTTTACGACGAGAAGCACAAAGCGGCGGGATTTTTGCTACAAAAAGAGATAAATTTCGCTCAAAATCTCATCAAACACCCGGCACGTCCGTTTGTGGCGGTCGTGGGCGGTAGTAAGGTTAGCGGCAAGCTACAAGCCCTGCACAACCTGCTTCCGCGCGTGGATAAGCTGATAATCGGCGGCGGTATGGCGTTTACGTTTTTAAAATCAATGGGTGAAAATATCGGAAATTCGCTGCTCGAAGAGGATCTCATCGAGGACGCGCGCGAAATTTTACGCAAGGGCAGGGAGCTCGGCGTTAAAATTTACCTGCCAGTAGACGTCGTCGCGGCTCAGACCTTTTCGGCCGAAAGCGCCGTGAAATTTGTCCCTGCCCAAGAAATACCTAGCGGCTGGATGGGGCTAGATATCGGACCGGCGTCGATTAGGCTCTTTAAAGAGGTCATCGCCGACGCGCAAACCATCTGGTGGAACGGGCCGATGGGCGTTTTTGAGATGGATAAATTTAGCAAAGGTAGCATCAAAATGAGCCACGCTATCATCGACACTCACGCGACTACGGTCGTTGGCGGTGGCGATACGGCCGACGTCGTCGAGCGCGCGGGAGACGCCGACGAGATGACCTTTATCTCCACGGGCGGAGGTGCTAGCTTGGAGCTTATCGAGGGCAAG
- the gap gene encoding type I glyceraldehyde-3-phosphate dehydrogenase, whose protein sequence is MSVKVAINGFGRIGRCAARIILERNDVELVAINDTATRDMTRYLLKYDSVHGEFKQDVKVINDDFIEVNGKKIRVFSTRDLNELSYADYGADVVLECTGKFLTTEKCEPYLARGIKKVVMSAPAKDDTATFVVGVNDDKYAGEAIVSNASCTTNGLAPVAKVLNDKFGIVKGLMTTIHAYTNGQSLVDVKAKDFRRSRAAALNIGPTTTGAAKAIAKVLPELSGKMHGQSVRVPVANVSMVDLTAVLKRPASKEEINEAFRAAAESNLKGILFVDDDYRVSSDFCTSAYSSIVASDTTQVIADDMVKVFAWYDNEWGYSTRLVDLAKIVATK, encoded by the coding sequence ATGTCAGTTAAAGTAGCAATAAACGGCTTCGGGCGTATCGGCAGGTGCGCTGCTCGTATTATTTTAGAGCGAAACGACGTTGAGCTTGTCGCTATCAACGACACGGCGACGCGCGACATGACGCGCTATCTGCTCAAATACGACAGCGTACACGGCGAATTTAAGCAAGACGTTAAGGTGATAAACGATGATTTTATAGAAGTAAACGGCAAAAAGATAAGAGTTTTTTCAACAAGGGATCTAAACGAGCTTAGCTACGCAGATTACGGCGCAGACGTGGTTTTGGAGTGTACGGGTAAGTTTTTGACCACTGAAAAATGTGAGCCATATCTTGCTCGCGGCATCAAAAAAGTCGTCATGAGCGCTCCGGCAAAAGACGACACGGCTACGTTTGTAGTCGGCGTAAACGACGATAAATACGCAGGCGAAGCGATCGTCTCAAATGCAAGCTGCACCACAAACGGCCTAGCTCCAGTGGCAAAGGTGCTAAACGATAAATTCGGCATCGTAAAAGGGCTCATGACCACGATCCATGCCTACACCAACGGTCAGAGCCTAGTCGACGTAAAGGCTAAAGACTTCCGCCGCTCGCGCGCTGCGGCCCTAAATATCGGGCCTACAACTACCGGAGCCGCAAAGGCGATCGCAAAAGTACTTCCCGAGCTAAGCGGCAAGATGCACGGACAAAGCGTGCGCGTACCGGTCGCTAACGTCTCTATGGTCGATCTAACAGCGGTTTTAAAAAGACCTGCTAGCAAAGAGGAGATAAACGAGGCGTTTAGAGCGGCTGCGGAGTCAAATTTAAAGGGCATTTTATTTGTCGATGACGATTACAGAGTTAGCAGCGACTTTTGCACGAGCGCATACAGCAGTATCGTAGCGAGCGACACTACGCAGGTCATCGCTGATGATATGGTGAAGGTCTTTGCGTGGTACGATAATGAGTGGGGCTACTCAACAAGGCTTGTAGATCTTGCTAAGATCGTGGCTACAAAGTAA
- the nadD gene encoding nicotinate (nicotinamide) nucleotide adenylyltransferase, whose protein sequence is MKLALFGGSFDPVHLGHDSIVKMALSGLDIDKLIIMPTFISPFKSEFSAPPELRIKWIREIWGRLEKVEISDYEINLARPVPTIETVKYLYEKFKIEKFYLIIGADHLATLDKWHGYEELKNLVQFVIAKRNHIEIPQNLQKMDVHVDVSSSQIRHQKGFDELPSEIKDEIINFYQGYKMQERSMQERTESIVKVLDAKKAEEIQVFDMSGDDYFVKTVVIATTLGERHAYSLAEDLKEELKPIGEKFIGTESSPDWIVMDLGDILIHLLSPAYRAKYNIEEFLQKLKTSKES, encoded by the coding sequence ATGAAGTTAGCACTTTTTGGCGGGAGCTTTGATCCGGTTCATTTAGGACATGATAGTATTGTGAAAATGGCACTAAGCGGCCTAGATATCGACAAGCTCATCATCATGCCAACTTTTATAAGTCCCTTTAAGAGCGAATTTTCAGCTCCACCAGAACTTCGCATAAAGTGGATAAGAGAAATTTGGGGCAGACTAGAGAAAGTTGAGATATCAGACTATGAGATAAATTTAGCTCGCCCGGTGCCTACCATAGAGACGGTCAAGTATTTGTATGAGAAATTCAAGATAGAAAAATTTTATCTCATAATAGGCGCGGACCACCTAGCCACGCTTGATAAGTGGCACGGCTACGAGGAGCTAAAAAACTTAGTGCAGTTTGTGATCGCCAAGCGCAATCACATAGAAATTCCACAAAATTTACAAAAAATGGACGTGCACGTGGATGTTAGCTCGTCGCAGATCAGGCATCAAAAAGGGTTTGATGAGCTGCCTAGCGAGATAAAAGATGAGATTATAAATTTTTACCAAGGATACAAAATGCAAGAGAGATCGATGCAAGAGCGCACCGAAAGTATAGTTAAGGTTTTAGACGCAAAAAAGGCTGAAGAGATACAAGTGTTTGATATGAGTGGAGATGATTATTTTGTAAAAACCGTAGTTATCGCTACAACGCTTGGCGAGAGGCACGCCTACTCGCTGGCTGAGGATCTAAAAGAGGAGCTTAAACCTATTGGAGAGAAATTTATAGGGACTGAGAGCTCGCCTGATTGGATCGTGATGGACCTTGGTGACATTTTGATACATCTTTTAAGCCCAGCTTACAGAGCAAAATACAACATCGAAGAGTTTTTGCAAAAGCTAAAAACTAGCAAAGAGTCTTAA
- a CDS encoding YeiH family protein: MSHKFLAVLILALICIISFALSNTLLAKFHTSPLIISIILGAIFANLFTKQTQILKSSGVVAIAGKQILRLGIILFGFNISLGEITSVGTLGVIYAAFMVFATFCFALFTAKALGLSKDSAVLIGSGASICGAAAVMATQNEIKADANKLAIAICTVVLFGTIGMLIYPFIANFLALTPQQTGFFIGGSLHEVAHVVAASAAFDGTASSTAVIIKMLRVIMLVPFLFLLNFLNLSQNSGGSKLKSIPWFALFFLVAICVRSLPFFPENLVQILKLVASICLCIAMCALGFGIDRSIFKATGKKPFLLAFFIFLWLICSSLVFVKTLC, from the coding sequence ATGTCTCATAAATTTCTTGCTGTGCTTATTCTAGCGCTCATATGCATCATTTCTTTTGCACTCTCAAACACACTTTTAGCTAAATTTCATACCAGCCCGCTCATCATCTCTATCATTTTAGGCGCCATTTTTGCAAATCTTTTTACCAAACAGACTCAAATTTTAAAAAGTAGTGGCGTCGTAGCGATCGCTGGGAAGCAAATTTTAAGGCTTGGTATCATACTTTTTGGCTTTAACATAAGTCTTGGCGAGATCACAAGTGTCGGCACTCTTGGCGTTATATACGCAGCTTTTATGGTTTTTGCGACCTTTTGCTTTGCGCTTTTTACCGCCAAAGCCTTGGGGCTTAGCAAGGATAGCGCTGTGCTCATTGGCTCAGGGGCTAGCATATGTGGCGCAGCTGCTGTCATGGCTACCCAAAATGAGATAAAAGCAGACGCAAACAAGCTTGCTATCGCCATTTGTACGGTGGTACTTTTTGGGACGATTGGTATGCTTATCTATCCATTTATCGCCAATTTTCTAGCTCTCACGCCGCAACAAACTGGCTTTTTTATCGGCGGCTCACTTCACGAAGTAGCTCATGTAGTGGCAGCCTCAGCAGCATTTGACGGCACAGCAAGCAGCACCGCCGTCATCATAAAAATGCTTCGCGTAATCATGCTTGTGCCATTTTTGTTTTTGCTAAATTTCTTAAATTTAAGCCAAAATAGCGGTGGCTCAAAACTAAAGAGTATTCCATGGTTTGCGCTGTTTTTCCTAGTGGCGATTTGCGTTAGATCTTTGCCATTTTTCCCTGAAAATTTGGTGCAAATTTTAAAGCTGGTTGCTAGCATCTGCCTTTGCATTGCGATGTGTGCTTTGGGATTTGGGATAGATAGAAGCATTTTTAAAGCGACTGGCAAAAAGCCATTTTTGTTAGCATTTTTTATATTTTTATGGCTTATTTGCTCTTCGCTTGTTTTTGTTAAGACTCTTTGCTAG
- the argS gene encoding arginine--tRNA ligase: MKNKIKAEISKVLEREFVLEKPKDKNLAHYATPLFSLAKELRKSPAMIASEFADKFSDSKIVEASAVNGYLNFKLKSEFLDEISKQILLDSENFAKEDVKKDSYLIEYISANPTGPLHIGHVRGAVYGDTLARLGKRLGYAISTEYYINDAGNQIDLLGTSISLAAKEQLFNESVVYPEKYYRGDYILYIAKLANEKFGKEIFYDESRNLELAEFGKDIVLEIIKKDLADVGIFIESWASEKALYDGLEPTINKLKRSNQMYEKDGATYIASTTLGDDNDRVVVRNDGRPTYLAGDIIYHNAKFEKNFDHYINIWGADHHGYIARLKAAINFLGYDENKLEVILMQMVSLLKDGKPYKMSKRAGNAVLMSDIVSEIGAEALRFIFISKANTSSLEFDVDELKKEDSSNPIFYINYAHARINQIFAKAGKNVQDVINANFEYLDENAKNLLFEALILPEILEDAFISRQLQKIPDYLKSLAASFHKFYNENRVVGNENEDSLLKVFAVVAISIKTAFNIMGITAKDKM, from the coding sequence TTGAAAAATAAAATAAAAGCTGAAATTTCAAAGGTTTTAGAGCGTGAATTTGTGCTTGAAAAGCCAAAAGATAAAAATTTAGCCCACTATGCTACGCCACTTTTTAGCCTTGCAAAGGAGTTAAGGAAGTCTCCAGCCATGATAGCTAGCGAGTTTGCTGATAAATTTAGTGATAGCAAAATAGTTGAAGCTAGTGCAGTAAATGGCTACTTAAATTTTAAGCTAAAAAGCGAGTTTTTAGATGAAATTTCAAAGCAAATTTTGCTAGACAGCGAAAATTTTGCAAAAGAAGATGTGAAAAAAGATAGCTATTTAATAGAATATATCAGTGCAAATCCAACTGGACCACTTCACATCGGACACGTTAGAGGCGCAGTTTATGGCGATACTTTGGCAAGACTTGGTAAAAGACTTGGCTACGCTATCTCGACAGAATACTATATAAACGATGCAGGTAATCAAATCGATCTACTTGGCACTTCGATATCGCTTGCGGCAAAAGAGCAGCTTTTTAACGAAAGCGTCGTCTATCCAGAGAAATACTACCGAGGCGATTATATTTTATATATTGCCAAACTTGCAAATGAGAAATTTGGCAAGGAAATTTTTTATGATGAGAGTAGAAACCTCGAGCTTGCCGAGTTTGGCAAGGATATCGTGCTTGAGATCATCAAAAAAGACTTGGCTGACGTTGGGATATTTATAGAGAGCTGGGCTAGCGAAAAGGCTCTTTATGACGGCCTAGAGCCAACTATAAACAAACTAAAACGCTCAAATCAAATGTATGAAAAAGATGGCGCAACCTATATCGCTTCGACCACACTTGGCGACGATAACGATAGGGTTGTGGTTAGAAATGACGGCAGGCCAACATATCTAGCCGGCGATATCATCTATCACAACGCGAAATTTGAGAAAAATTTTGATCACTATATAAACATTTGGGGTGCTGACCATCACGGATATATCGCAAGGCTTAAGGCTGCGATAAATTTCCTTGGATACGATGAAAATAAGCTTGAAGTGATACTTATGCAGATGGTTAGTCTGCTAAAAGATGGCAAGCCATACAAGATGAGCAAGCGTGCTGGTAATGCTGTGCTAATGAGCGATATTGTAAGTGAGATCGGCGCTGAGGCGCTTAGATTTATCTTTATAAGCAAGGCAAATACGAGTAGTTTGGAATTTGATGTGGATGAGCTTAAAAAAGAGGATAGCTCAAATCCTATCTTTTACATAAACTACGCTCACGCTAGGATAAATCAAATCTTCGCAAAGGCTGGGAAAAATGTTCAAGATGTAATCAATGCAAACTTCGAATACCTAGACGAAAATGCTAAAAATTTACTTTTTGAAGCGCTAATCTTACCTGAAATTTTAGAGGATGCTTTTATCTCAAGGCAGCTTCAAAAGATCCCAGACTATTTGAAGTCACTAGCTGCTAGTTTTCATAAATTTTATAATGAAAACCGTGTGGTTGGAAATGAAAACGAAGATAGCTTGCTAAAAGTTTTTGCAGTTGTCGCTATCTCGATAAAAACAGCATTTAACATAATGGGAATCACAGCTAAAGATAAGATGTAG
- the tatA gene encoding twin-arginine translocase TatA/TatE family subunit translates to MGSFSIGHWLVVLAIIVLLFGAKKIPELAKGLGKGIKTFKAEMEDTTPEKSEKVEHKEENADSQKIEETTKNA, encoded by the coding sequence ATGGGTTCTTTTAGTATTGGTCACTGGCTAGTTGTTTTAGCGATTATTGTTTTACTTTTTGGAGCAAAGAAGATCCCAGAACTTGCAAAAGGACTAGGCAAAGGTATAAAGACTTTTAAGGCTGAGATGGAGGATACAACCCCTGAAAAAAGTGAGAAAGTCGAGCATAAAGAAGAGAATGCCGATAGTCAAAAGATAGAAGAAACAACTAAAAACGCATAG
- the gmk gene encoding guanylate kinase: MQGQILVVSGPSGSGKSTLLGRLLKEEKDLYFSISSTTRAKREGEVDGVDYYFIKEDEFKSGIEKGEFLEWAQVHKNYYGTSLKPVLAALEAGKIVIFDIDVQGFHIALEKFKSYITSVFITTANKKELKKRLKNRGTDSDETIENRLMNAVGEMEHILEYDYFLVNDDIEKSYKGLKSILRAMRLKSTKIDLRRVIDEWIDC, from the coding sequence TTGCAAGGACAAATTTTAGTAGTTTCTGGGCCTAGCGGAAGTGGGAAAAGTACTCTTTTGGGCCGTCTTTTAAAGGAAGAGAAGGATCTTTATTTTTCTATTTCAAGCACAACAAGGGCAAAAAGAGAAGGCGAAGTCGATGGAGTGGATTACTATTTTATAAAAGAAGATGAATTTAAAAGCGGCATAGAAAAGGGTGAATTTTTAGAATGGGCACAGGTGCATAAAAACTATTATGGCACGAGTCTAAAGCCTGTTTTAGCAGCACTTGAGGCTGGAAAGATAGTGATATTTGATATCGATGTGCAAGGCTTTCATATCGCACTTGAAAAATTTAAAAGCTACATAACTTCGGTTTTTATAACAACTGCAAATAAAAAAGAGCTTAAAAAACGCTTGAAAAACCGCGGAACTGATAGCGACGAAACGATAGAAAATCGCCTAATGAACGCGGTTGGCGAGATGGAGCACATCTTAGAATATGATTATTTTTTGGTAAATGATGACATTGAAAAGAGTTATAAAGGCCTAAAATCAATTCTTAGAGCGATGAGGCTAAAAAGCACGAAAATAGACTTAAGACGCGTTATTGATGAGTGGATAGATTGCTAG
- a CDS encoding Highly acidic protein, which produces MKVALVNKNPAVSRLITLSLNKLGIEYSEFDDVNSVGDQFDYIIIDSDMDSSDVNLNQKIMYLAPRGGEKPDFADVMLEKPFLPTEFISLFEQNKDTDNDKELELGLDESANFNDFDESNKNFDDLENFELPEIDMGLENLAKEDDEAENFDNEALDDEFLKEELSELEAEDLKDKDISFDETDTELIDDDMINDIASKYMADSEDIDKSLEQNNEPPMTKEEHSDDFDELSSLVDEIDDMGESDLADEEAKNELDKMVEQNSQNLETAELNEDFVDDISQSKKELSEIESLDKELNEEASEDSENFDELETDFDSDENFGPESNEANLIDEASQNLEEDIDEESTKEAEEISLGEDIDPEKEPTKEDHEEISEEVLAQEDLGMVDEVFEEENLKEETLGSPNFDVASIEEIDENTMQAAFGLNNAPQTSLYDETKIDADYKEELTKKITKHVHESLNESSLRDVLKDMNIKINISFEEK; this is translated from the coding sequence ATGAAAGTTGCACTTGTAAACAAAAACCCCGCAGTTTCTCGCCTTATAACGTTAAGTTTAAATAAGCTAGGCATAGAATATAGCGAATTTGACGATGTTAATAGTGTTGGAGATCAATTTGATTATATTATCATCGATAGTGATATGGATAGCAGCGATGTTAATTTAAATCAAAAGATAATGTATCTAGCACCTAGAGGCGGTGAAAAGCCAGATTTTGCTGATGTTATGCTTGAAAAGCCCTTTTTACCAACAGAATTTATTAGTTTGTTTGAACAAAACAAAGATACTGACAATGATAAAGAACTTGAACTTGGACTAGATGAGTCTGCAAATTTTAATGACTTTGACGAAAGCAATAAAAACTTTGATGATTTAGAAAATTTTGAGCTTCCAGAAATTGACATGGGTCTTGAAAATTTAGCAAAAGAAGATGATGAAGCAGAGAATTTTGATAATGAGGCTTTAGACGATGAGTTTTTAAAAGAGGAGCTAAGTGAACTAGAGGCCGAGGATTTAAAGGATAAAGATATTAGTTTTGATGAAACAGATACTGAACTTATAGATGATGATATGATAAATGACATAGCTAGCAAATATATGGCTGATTCAGAAGATATAGATAAATCATTAGAGCAAAACAATGAGCCGCCTATGACAAAAGAAGAGCATAGCGATGACTTTGATGAGCTTAGTTCGCTTGTAGATGAGATAGATGATATGGGTGAGAGCGACTTGGCAGATGAAGAGGCTAAAAACGAGCTTGATAAAATGGTCGAGCAAAATTCTCAAAATTTAGAAACTGCCGAGCTTAATGAAGATTTTGTAGATGATATAAGTCAAAGTAAAAAAGAGCTCAGCGAGATCGAGTCTTTGGATAAAGAGCTAAACGAAGAAGCTAGCGAAGATAGCGAAAATTTTGATGAGCTAGAGACTGATTTTGATAGTGATGAAAATTTTGGGCCTGAAAGTAATGAGGCAAATTTGATAGATGAAGCTAGTCAAAATTTAGAGGAAGATATAGATGAAGAATCTACTAAAGAAGCAGAGGAAATTTCTTTGGGCGAAGATATAGACCCCGAAAAAGAGCCAACTAAAGAAGATCATGAAGAAATTTCTGAAGAAGTCCTTGCTCAAGAAGATCTAGGCATGGTAGATGAGGTGTTTGAGGAAGAGAACCTTAAAGAAGAGACGTTAGGTAGCCCAAATTTTGATGTAGCATCTATTGAAGAAATAGATGAAAATACGATGCAAGCAGCATTTGGATTAAATAATGCGCCACAAACTAGCTTATACGATGAAACAAAAATCGATGCTGACTATAAAGAAGAGCTAACTAAAAAGATCACAAAACACGTCCATGAGTCGTTAAATGAAAGCTCGCTAAGAGATGTGCTAAAAGATATGAACATAAAGATAAATATAAGTTTTGAGGAAAAGTAG
- the fliR gene encoding flagellar biosynthetic protein FliR, translating to MELVEFFGADKVITFMLLFARLSGLIVFFPFFSHNQIPLSVKTLLVFALCIVLFPLSHTHEHAINFLIMEILSEAILGLCAGLLLNIVFAILQMAGEQISMIMGFSMASVLDPQTGTNSPVIANILNFIALLAFLMLDGHHLILQFYSTSLSAIPLGDFYPRSGVMSYALKLFGNLFMFGFVLAFPIIALSILSDAIFGMLMKTMPQFNLLVVGYPIKVSIGFSVLIAILAGIIKIITDMMVQILNDMPALFF from the coding sequence ATGGAACTAGTCGAGTTTTTTGGAGCTGATAAAGTCATAACCTTCATGCTCCTTTTTGCACGTCTTAGTGGGCTTATTGTATTTTTTCCATTTTTTTCTCACAATCAAATCCCGCTTAGCGTAAAAACTTTGCTAGTTTTTGCCCTTTGTATTGTGCTTTTTCCGCTCTCACACACCCATGAGCATGCTATAAATTTTTTGATCATGGAAATTTTAAGTGAGGCCATACTCGGACTTTGCGCTGGACTTTTGCTAAATATCGTTTTTGCCATACTTCAAATGGCTGGCGAGCAGATATCTATGATTATGGGTTTTTCGATGGCTTCAGTGCTTGATCCGCAAACTGGTACAAATTCGCCAGTGATCGCAAATATTCTAAATTTCATCGCACTTCTTGCATTTTTAATGCTTGATGGGCATCATTTGATATTACAGTTTTATTCCACTTCACTTTCTGCTATACCGCTTGGAGATTTTTATCCAAGAAGCGGTGTGATGAGCTACGCCCTAAAGCTCTTTGGTAATCTTTTTATGTTTGGATTTGTTTTGGCTTTTCCTATTATCGCGCTTTCTATACTTTCAGATGCTATTTTTGGCATGCTTATGAAAACTATGCCACAATTTAACCTATTAGTCGTTGGTTATCCTATTAAGGTAAGTATCGGCTTTTCGGTTTTGATAGCTATTTTAGCTGGCATTATAAAAATCATAACTGATATGATGGTGCAGATTTTAAACGATATGCCAGCACTATTTTTTTAA
- the gpmI gene encoding 2,3-bisphosphoglycerate-independent phosphoglycerate mutase, with amino-acid sequence MSQKTILIITDGIGFNKSGKFNAFEAAKKPNYEKFFKEIPNSLIKTSGNAVGLPEGQMGNSEVGHMCIGSGRVLYQNLVKISRSFADGSIAENEALKALFKKCKKIHIIGLYSDGGVHSHMEHFDGMCELASKNGCEVFAHAITDGRDVSPNSGLNFIKSLEAKFKVATLCGRFYAMDRDKRWERVKEAYDSLVNGANLSSLTPSEYLQKNYDEGVTDEFVKPASFNGFSGIGKDDGVIFINFRNDRAREICQALGEEKFSEFERPFAIKNLITMTEYDANFNFEVLFKNEKIKNTLSEVIAAAGLRQLHTAETEKYAHVTFFFNGGVEELASNETRVLIPSPKVKTYDEKPEMSAAEVCKAVLKGMDDEQDFIVVNFANGDMVGHTGNYEAAIKAVGAVDRALGEIYAKAKEKNYAMIITSDHGNCEEMRDSSGELLTNHTTYDVFCFVMADGVKKVKNGGLNNIAPSVLKIMGLEIPAEMDEALI; translated from the coding sequence ATGAGTCAAAAAACTATTTTAATAATAACTGATGGTATTGGATTTAATAAAAGCGGTAAATTTAACGCATTTGAGGCGGCTAAAAAGCCAAATTACGAGAAATTTTTTAAAGAAATTCCAAACTCGCTCATAAAGACATCTGGAAACGCTGTGGGACTACCTGAAGGGCAGATGGGAAACAGCGAAGTAGGGCATATGTGTATAGGAAGTGGGCGAGTTTTGTATCAAAATTTGGTCAAAATTTCACGCAGCTTCGCTGATGGCTCGATAGCAGAAAATGAAGCCCTAAAAGCTCTTTTTAAAAAGTGCAAAAAGATTCATATCATAGGGCTTTATAGCGACGGCGGCGTGCACTCACATATGGAGCATTTTGATGGTATGTGCGAGCTTGCCAGCAAAAATGGTTGCGAAGTTTTTGCTCACGCTATCACCGACGGACGCGACGTTAGTCCAAATAGCGGTCTAAATTTCATAAAAAGCTTGGAAGCTAAATTTAAGGTAGCGACCCTTTGTGGAAGATTTTACGCGATGGATAGAGATAAACGCTGGGAACGCGTAAAAGAGGCCTATGATAGCTTGGTAAATGGAGCAAATTTAAGCAGCTTAACGCCAAGTGAGTATCTACAAAAAAACTACGATGAGGGCGTGACAGATGAGTTTGTAAAGCCAGCAAGCTTTAATGGCTTTAGTGGCATAGGCAAAGATGACGGCGTGATCTTTATAAATTTTAGAAATGATAGAGCAAGAGAGATTTGCCAGGCTCTAGGCGAGGAGAAATTTAGCGAGTTTGAGCGACCTTTTGCTATCAAAAATCTAATCACCATGACCGAATACGACGCAAATTTTAATTTTGAAGTGCTATTTAAAAATGAAAAGATAAAAAATACCCTAAGCGAGGTCATAGCAGCAGCTGGTCTAAGGCAGCTTCACACGGCTGAGACTGAAAAATACGCCCACGTAACATTTTTCTTTAATGGCGGCGTCGAGGAGTTAGCTAGCAATGAAACGAGGGTACTAATCCCTAGTCCAAAGGTAAAGACCTATGACGAAAAGCCAGAGATGAGCGCTGCAGAGGTTTGCAAAGCCGTGCTAAAGGGTATGGATGATGAACAAGACTTCATCGTGGTAAATTTCGCAAATGGCGATATGGTAGGGCACACTGGCAACTATGAGGCTGCGATCAAAGCGGTAGGGGCGGTAGATAGGGCTCTTGGAGAAATTTACGCTAAAGCAAAAGAGAAAAACTACGCGATGATCATCACGAGCGATCACGGAAACTGCGAAGAGATGCGCGATAGCAGCGGTGAGCTACTGACAAACCACACGACTTATGATGTCTTTTGTTTTGTGATGGCTGATGGCGTAAAAAAAGTAAAAAATGGCGGTCTAAACAATATCGCCCCTAGTGTTTTAAAGATCATGGGGCTTGAAATTCCAGCTGAGATGGACGAGGCGTTAATATAA